A window of Mucilaginibacter sp. PAMC 26640 contains these coding sequences:
- a CDS encoding AraC family transcriptional regulator: MKHVSILITNEAVLASIADPRIMFTGVNDFLAAAGKPPIFTVQLIGLNGDVKLHNGLFSVHTDRLINDVAKTDLIIIPAMGGDMAASIKKNREFIPWIIQQYGRGAEVASLCVGAFLLAATGLLNGKECSTHWRFAEQFRAMFPGVTLVDDRIVTEQQGLYSSGGATSYWNLLLYLVEKHAGRDMSILAAKMFALDIDRKSQSPFIMFNGQKTHEDEPIKKAQEFIEANIAGRISIKLLADKYAIGKRHFERRFKKATNNTPVEYIQRVKIEAAKKHLESSRKNVNEVMYEVGYTDTKAFRTVFKKITGVSPMAYRNKYNNVA, encoded by the coding sequence ATGAAACATGTATCCATATTAATTACTAACGAAGCCGTTTTGGCAAGTATAGCCGATCCCCGCATCATGTTTACCGGTGTTAATGATTTTTTGGCAGCCGCGGGCAAACCTCCAATATTTACGGTGCAACTCATCGGCCTTAACGGTGACGTAAAACTACACAACGGGTTATTTTCTGTGCACACCGATAGGCTGATAAACGACGTGGCAAAAACAGACCTGATCATTATACCGGCGATGGGTGGCGATATGGCCGCATCTATCAAAAAGAACCGGGAGTTTATTCCCTGGATCATACAACAGTACGGCCGGGGCGCGGAAGTTGCCAGCCTATGCGTAGGCGCATTCCTGCTGGCCGCTACCGGCCTGCTCAACGGTAAGGAGTGCAGTACCCATTGGCGTTTTGCAGAGCAGTTTCGTGCTATGTTTCCCGGGGTTACGTTAGTGGACGACCGTATTGTTACCGAACAGCAGGGCCTTTACAGCAGCGGAGGAGCAACCTCCTACTGGAATTTGCTTTTATACCTGGTAGAAAAACATGCCGGGCGCGATATGAGCATCCTGGCAGCCAAAATGTTCGCTTTGGACATTGACCGGAAAAGCCAGTCGCCTTTTATTATGTTCAACGGACAAAAAACCCACGAAGATGAGCCGATTAAAAAAGCCCAGGAATTTATAGAAGCCAATATTGCCGGGCGCATTTCTATAAAATTACTGGCCGATAAGTATGCCATTGGTAAACGCCATTTTGAGCGCAGGTTTAAAAAAGCAACAAATAATACCCCTGTAGAATACATTCAGCGGGTTAAGATAGAGGCCGCTAAAAAGCACCTGGAGAGCAGCCGTAAAAATGTTAATGAAGTAATGTACGAGGTTGGATACACCGACACCAAAGCGTTCCGTACGGTGTTTAAAAAAATAACGGGGGTATCGCCAATGGCGTACCGGAATAAGTATAATAACGTGGCCTAA
- a CDS encoding deaminase, which produces MRKIKLQMQVSLDGYVAGPNGEMDWMTWDWDEELVKYVGSITETVDLIILGRVLAEGFIPVWQERIDAGDTEPFSQQMVSIPKVVFSKTLTHNLWANTTLATGDIIEEITQLKNLPGGDMMVYGGAGLASAMIKNKLIDEYYIFVNPVVIGKGMTIYNDLKEKLSLELIAARSFSCGINVLAYRPAK; this is translated from the coding sequence ATGAGGAAGATAAAATTGCAAATGCAAGTAAGCCTGGATGGATACGTTGCCGGCCCCAATGGTGAGATGGATTGGATGACCTGGGATTGGGACGAAGAACTTGTAAAGTATGTGGGCAGCATTACCGAGACTGTAGACTTAATCATACTTGGCCGGGTACTGGCTGAGGGATTTATACCCGTTTGGCAGGAGCGCATCGATGCCGGCGACACCGAGCCTTTTTCGCAGCAGATGGTTAGTATACCCAAAGTAGTTTTCAGTAAAACACTAACGCATAACCTGTGGGCCAATACTACACTGGCAACGGGAGATATTATTGAAGAGATTACTCAATTAAAAAACCTGCCGGGTGGCGATATGATGGTTTATGGTGGTGCAGGTTTGGCTTCGGCTATGATCAAAAACAAACTGATAGATGAGTATTATATTTTTGTGAACCCGGTGGTAATAGGAAAAGGAATGACCATTTATAATGATCTGAAAGAAAAGCTGAGCCTGGAACTAATCGCCGCCAGATCCTTCTCTTGCGGAATCAATGTACTGGCTTACCGCCCGGCTAAATAA
- the pgi gene encoding glucose-6-phosphate isomerase (functions in sugar metabolism in glycolysis and the Embden-Meyerhof pathways (EMP) and in gluconeogenesis; catalyzes reversible isomerization of glucose-6-phosphate to fructose-6-phosphate; member of PGI family), with translation MLPKIDFTSTQSYKYLADHYIDIVSKNLTDLFDTDSNRFEKFSLQFEDILVDYSKNRIDEETLALLIQLARECGIADAIKAMFSGEIINVTEGRPVLHIALRNRSNTPILVDGKDVMPDVNRVLDHMKDFSEAIISGSWTGYTGKPITDVVNIGIGGSDLGPVMVTEALKAYKNHLNLHFVSNVDATHIVETLKVVDPETTLFLIASKTFTTQETMGNAHSARDWFIKSGAKDEDVAKHFAALSTNSEGVEKFGIDTKNMFEFWDWVGGRYSLWSAIGLSISLSIGFDNFVELLEGAHAMDNHFKSAELEENIPAILALVGIWYNNFFESETQAILPYDQYMHRFAAYFQQGDMESNGKHVDRNGKHVDYSTGPIIWGEPGTNGQHAFYQLIHQGTKLIPCDFIAPAQSHNPLGEHHPMLLSNFFAQTEALMNGKTEEVVIEELQKAGKSEEEITNIAPFKVFEGNRPTNSILLKKITPRSLGSLIAMYEHKIFTQGIIWNIYSFDQWGVELGKQLAGKILPELKDDKEVTSHDSSTNGLINQYKAWR, from the coding sequence ATGCTACCCAAAATTGATTTTACTTCCACCCAGTCATACAAATATCTAGCCGACCATTACATCGACATTGTATCTAAAAATCTGACGGATCTTTTTGATACCGATAGCAACCGGTTTGAGAAATTCTCTCTGCAGTTTGAGGATATACTGGTTGATTATTCTAAAAACCGGATAGACGAGGAAACGCTTGCGCTCTTGATTCAGCTGGCACGCGAATGCGGTATCGCAGATGCTATTAAAGCCATGTTTTCTGGTGAGATCATCAACGTTACCGAAGGCCGCCCAGTTTTGCACATCGCCCTGCGTAACCGCAGCAATACCCCAATTTTGGTAGATGGCAAAGATGTGATGCCGGATGTTAACCGCGTATTGGATCATATGAAGGATTTCAGCGAAGCCATTATTAGTGGCAGCTGGACCGGCTACACCGGTAAACCTATCACTGATGTAGTAAACATCGGAATCGGCGGATCGGATCTTGGCCCGGTAATGGTTACGGAGGCTTTGAAGGCCTATAAAAACCACCTTAACCTGCACTTTGTATCCAATGTGGATGCTACTCATATCGTAGAAACCTTAAAAGTGGTTGATCCGGAAACTACGTTGTTCCTGATTGCATCCAAAACATTTACCACACAGGAAACGATGGGTAATGCCCATAGCGCCCGCGATTGGTTTATTAAAAGTGGCGCCAAGGATGAAGATGTGGCCAAACATTTTGCTGCCTTATCTACCAACAGTGAAGGCGTTGAAAAATTTGGCATCGATACCAAAAACATGTTTGAGTTTTGGGATTGGGTTGGTGGCCGCTACTCTTTATGGAGCGCTATCGGCCTCTCTATCTCCCTGAGCATTGGGTTTGATAACTTTGTAGAGTTGCTGGAAGGCGCTCACGCTATGGATAACCACTTCAAATCAGCGGAACTGGAAGAAAATATTCCAGCCATACTGGCACTGGTGGGAATTTGGTACAATAACTTCTTCGAATCTGAAACACAGGCTATTTTGCCTTATGATCAATACATGCACCGTTTTGCTGCTTATTTCCAGCAGGGAGATATGGAAAGCAACGGCAAACATGTGGACCGTAACGGCAAGCATGTAGATTACTCAACGGGCCCTATCATCTGGGGTGAGCCGGGTACCAACGGTCAGCATGCTTTTTACCAGCTGATTCACCAGGGAACCAAACTGATCCCATGTGATTTTATTGCCCCGGCACAATCACATAATCCACTGGGCGAACATCACCCGATGCTGCTGTCGAACTTCTTCGCTCAAACCGAAGCTCTAATGAATGGCAAAACCGAGGAGGTGGTAATTGAGGAGCTACAAAAGGCCGGTAAATCTGAAGAAGAGATCACCAACATAGCACCCTTTAAGGTATTTGAAGGCAACCGACCTACAAACTCTATCTTGCTTAAAAAGATCACGCCGCGCTCGCTGGGTTCGCTTATCGCCATGTACGAGCATAAAATCTTCACACAGGGTATTATATGGAACATTTACAGTTTTGACCAATGGGGAGTAGAATTAGGCAAACAGCTTGCCGGTAAAATTTTACCCGAACTGAAGGATGATAAAGAAGTTACATCACATGACTCATCTACCAATGGCCTGATAAATCAGTACAAAGCCTGGAGATAA